From one Lycium barbarum isolate Lr01 chromosome 6, ASM1917538v2, whole genome shotgun sequence genomic stretch:
- the LOC132644614 gene encoding histone H2A.Z-specific chaperone CHZ1-like produces the protein MEKQKRGQNTRGNKQIEKQPPNEAKDGSNNKQQLQRGREIQNNKRNVNRNRRGQSEPPQTMFKPTGVIFGLDKPWPISGAQTNGDNNKEQHKNNFNKEEEEERLKSTKGQKNAHDDSNTSFKSFMIDEPDKLEVVLFEEGWESAGKRKNRRFDSKREPEKIKKNQENLITQNSFDELLQEGNLDVGKSAPVEGEEGNHENEDEWAEVTSSSEEENTSDESDEEDSEEEESGTDEDNVKKTSFKEDIPCLIREAAENKNPKREIDNAAEGNSKKINITKNQKKESKKSSKHPGNV, from the exons ATGGAGAAACAAAAAAGAGGACAAAATACTAGGGGAAACAAACAGATCGAGAAACAACCTCCAAATGAAGCAAAAGATGGTTCAAATAATAAGCAACAGTTGCAGAGAGGGAGGGAGATTCAGAATAATAAAAGAAATGTGAATAGAAATAGAAGAGGTCAAAGTGAACCTCCTCAAACAATGTTCAAGCCTACAGGAGTTATTTTTGGTCTAGATAAGCCTTGGCCTATTAGTGGAGCTCAGACGAATGGGGACAATAATAAGGAACAACACAAGAATAACTTCAACAAGGAGGAGGAAGAGGAAAGattaaaat CTACAAAGGGGCAGAAGAATGCCCATGATGATAGTAATACTAGCTTCAAATCCTTCATGATAGATGAACCTGACAAATTGGAAGTTGTTCTGTTTGAGGAAGGCTGGGAATCCGCAGGGAAAAGGAAAAATAGAAGGTTTGATAGTAAAAGAGAAccagagaaaataaagaaaaaccaGGAAAATCTCATTACGCAAAACAGTTTCGATGAGCTACTTCAAGAAGGAAATTTAGATGTTGGCAAATCTGCCCCGGTGGAAGGAGAAGAAGGGAATCACGAAAACGAAGATGAATGGGCTGAGGTAACCTCTTCGTCTGAAGAAGAAAACACCTCGGATGAATCTGACGAAGAAGATTCGGAAGAGGAAGAGAGTGGTACTGATGAGGATAACGTGAAGAAAACCAGTTTTAAAGAAGATATTCCGTGTCTGATTAGAGAAGCTGCTGAAAATAAGAATCCCAAGCGAGAAATTGACAATGCAGCAGAAGGTAACAGTAAGAAGATCAATATTACAAAAAATCAAAAGAAGGAATCCAAAAAATCATCCAAGCATCCAGGTAATGTTTAA
- the LOC132644615 gene encoding uncharacterized protein LOC132644615: MGPPIGSPSAREIVQKEASTEAIHPGSDPTSSYAATLTNNPGSSASTRFEPDSVKSRRTTHNGKPAVIFKANDFYGGMANHCRRTIVGRFLKSRPQIDSIRAKFAEKFPMKGTPKIGVFDNFNIFLNFTNDEDYNSILYKRVIEIDGFQIWLQKWTPDFKPEEDLPVIPVWILLPGLPFHLHNWHYVKQIAKEVGTPLEIDVATISMTRPSMAKVRVEVDLLKPLVKSETRT; encoded by the exons ATGGGGCCGCCGATAGGCTCCCCGTCAGCGCGTGAAATAGTGCAAAAGGAAGCCTCAACTGAGGCGATCCATCCAGGCTCAGATCCAACAAGCTCCTATGCTGCGACTCTCACGAATAACCCGGGTTCATCTGCTTCAACCCGCTTTGAACCCGACTCCGTCAAATCTAGAAGAACCACTCACAATGGCAAGCCAGCTGTGATCTTTAAAGCCAACGATTTCTATGGAGGTATGGCGAACCATTGTAGAAGAACTATTGTTGGCAGGTTCCTCAAAAGCAGACCCCAAATCGACTCAATCAGGGCAAAATTTGCAGAAAAATTCCCTATGAAAGGTACTCCAAAGATAGGGGTTTTCGACAATTTCAACATCTTTTTAAATTTTACCAATGATGAGGATTACAATTCTATACTCTACAAGAGGGTGATTGAGATAGATGGGTTCCAAATCTGGCTTCAGAAATGGACTCCGGACTTCAAACCAGAGGAGGATCTACCTGTCATTCCGGTATGGATACTACTTCCAGGATTACCTTTTCATCTTCATAATTGGCACTATGTAAAACAAATTGCAAAAGAAGTAGGTACACCTTTGGAAATTGATGTGGCTACTATAAGTATGACTAGGCCAAGTATGGCAAAAGTCAGGGTAGAGGTGGATCTGCTAAAACCATTGGTGAAGAGT GAAACTAGGACATGA
- the LOC132598756 gene encoding uncharacterized protein LOC132598756, with the protein MIKIRCGHQVNVVSKVVDLLEHKLVQGRLDYKSFVWIVRQAPELDLVLFIHYLYMAPNDRRKQKISSKEESSYVEPWQELPETLLNFLKKGRLSRKRGSTAQSIGSAGVSKSWRCASKKCDSIAQSPWLELSNEPQCYCKTQQHTFDSSFVEGGGYWWHGRSRPRYDPWKHLHYNSPWFFVTGKMIHINNVHWAIHSSQIKRSLLLSYSPYCGGCSCFPPFAVYALGQNQKRMKHESSQNGIIDPNDPKKQLIQFCNAIIFEGKFYALSLQGTLAVIEEIEHQFQVTRLSKRRAIPSSYSKHLIEYFLESNGEILLIFLISERSNRMVNKVEVFKLQIESLSWLKLDNLRDRTLFAGINCCMSVPASQAGSRNNCVYFTHHAIDGWRLYEMESGCIFHCYDEAGSEIKSSVWEKAIFKNHYVNHETYVSTCFFWQ; encoded by the exons ATGATCAAGATCAGATGTGGCCACCAAGTAAATGTAGTCTCCAAGGTAGTTGATCTCTTGGAGCACAAG CTGGTACAGGGGAGATTAGATTATAAAAGCTTTGTTTGGATTGTGAGACAAGCTCCAGAATTAGACCTTGTTCTTTTCATCCATTATCTATACATGGCTCCAAATGATAGGAGAAAACAGAAAATTTCATCTAAAGAAGAGTCTTCTTATGTGGAACCGTGGCAAGAACTTCCTGAAACGCTACTCAACTTTCTCAAAAAGGGACGTCTCTCCAGGAAACGTGGTTCCACTGCACAATCCATAGGTTCTGCTGGTGTGTCTAAATCATGGAGATGTGCATCCAAGAAATGTGATTCCATCGCACAATCACCGTGGCTTGAGCTTTCAAATGAACCTCAATGCTATTGCAAGACTCAGCAGCACACCTTCGACAGCTCATTTGTAGAAGGTGGTGGCTATTGGTGGCATGGTAGAAGTAGGCCACGTTATGATCCTTGGAAGCATCTTCATTACAACTCACCTTGGTTTTTCGTGACAGGAAAGATGATTCATATTAACAATGTTCATTGGGCTATTCACTCATCCCAAATAAAAAGATCATTATTACTTTCCTATTCCCCTTACTGTGGGGGTTGTAGTTGTTTCCCACCTTTTGCGGTTTATGCACTGGGGCAAAACCAAAAGCGTATGAAACATGAAAGCAGTCAAAATGGCATTATTGATCCGAATGATCCTAAGAAGCAATTGATACAATTCTGTAATGCCATTATCTTTGAAGGGAAGTTTTATGCACTAAGTTTACAAGGGACCCTGGCAGTTATAGAAGAAATTGAACATCAGTTTCAAGTCACGCGGCTAAGTAAAAGGCGAGCCATTCCTTCAAGCTACTCAAAGCATTTGATAGAGTACTTTCTTGAATCTAATGGAGAGATCTTGCTCATTTTCTTGATCTCAGAAAGATCAAACAGGATGGTCAACAAAGTGGAAGTGTTCAAGCTGCAGATTGAATCTTTGTCATGGTTAAAGCTGGACAACCTCCGAGATAGAACGTTATTTGCGGGGATTAATTGTTGTATGTCAGTGCCTGCAAGTCAAGCTGGCAGCAGAAACAACTGTGTTTATTTTACTCATCATGCAATTGATGGTTGGAGACTGTACGAGATGGAAAGTGGTTGCATTTTTCACTGTTATGATGAAGCTGGTTCCGAGATAAAAAGTTCAGTGTGGGAGAAGGCAATATTTAAAAATCATTACGTGAACCATGAAACATATGTTTCGACATGTTTTTTTTGGCAATAA